A region of the Esox lucius isolate fEsoLuc1 chromosome 10, fEsoLuc1.pri, whole genome shotgun sequence genome:
GAGCCTAGTATAGGTACCAGTCTCTTTAGATAACATTCCACTCCCTGTACTTTTCCAAAAGACATGAATTACAGAAAATGGACGGAAAGCTACAATAAAGAGACTGGTACCCAGACTACACTGTCTATATAGTAGAGCTGGGAAATATAAAAATCATTTCTCATTAATGACATTGTGGTggcatttgaatacattttgtggtTTGCAATGATTATCCTTAAAAAACATCAATCACAAAGTAGCACATGTGAAAACGAGGGGTGCATATTCCACGATGCTCCCTGTCCACTGAATGATGTTAGGTGAGCTAAATACATTGTAAGTGGTTTTTCAGCATTTTCATTCAATTCTGCATTTCCTTCAGTTGGTTTATGATTTCCACACTgtacaacatttgttttgtatgttttttttaaaatgttatagcATACAGTAGCCAATGTATTCAATGCAGGCCTACACAGTGCAAGAATATGTCTTTCAGACTTCTACTGCTGACTAACATTAGTAGTCCTGGGAGGGAAATGAGATCAGATGCATTGTGGGTATAAACGTTTAATTTATGCAAGACATGATTTTGGAGGTGTGGATATTTTCATTCCGGTGCCATTCCAGTTCTTTTCAATTAAATCAATATGAAATCCCTATAACATAACTACGGTCACCCTATTAGGGCATAACACACAGTGAATGTCTCTCATCTGCTTCTAATTTCTATCTTGCAAAGACTCTCACCTTGCACTACGCCCCAAGGGTACTGGCGAGCCTTCACCATTTTGTTCCCCACCAACACCTCCTCCGTACTGCCCACAACAGCAAATGGTAGATGgccctgtatatacacacatttacagttGGAACAGATGGATATTTTTCAAAGCAGGATAAAGTTAGCAAGCACTGTCTTGGTTAGAATATCAGTATTACACAAGGCtctcattgtaaatacaaatatactaatataatatatatatatatatatatatctcaataTGTTGTATGTTTTAGTACTAAATCATTTTtgttgtacaaccctgtttccaaaagagttgggacgctgtgtaaaatgtaaatcaaaacagaatgcaatgatgtgcaaatcatttaaaccctatatttattagaaaatagtacaaagaaaacatattgaatttttgaaactgagacattttattgtttctttaaaaatatatgcccattttgaagaCGTTTGGCAAGGCGTTTGGACAGaggctaaaaaactaaaacttgtggaatatcacacaattaATTGGATCAATTGGCCACAGGTCAGTatcatgattgggtattaaaagatcattccagagaggatggatcTGTCAGAAGTGATGATGGGTTGGGgatcaccactctgaaagaccgCGAGAAGAATGCGGGGCAGCAGTATGCGGggcagctgaaatccaatatcaagcacgaatgggaaaacatttcactttcaaaacgataacaattggtctcctcagttcccaaacccttacagagtattgtaaaaAGAGGtcatgcaacacaatggtaaacatgcctgTGTCCCCATctatttgaaacatgttgctgacatcaaattcataatgggcatgtatttttccaaaaacaataacatttctctgtttcaacattttatattttgtctttgtactattttcagttaaatataggtataaatgatttgcacatcaatgcattctgtttttatttgcattttacacagcatcccaactgttttggaaacagggtttagTACTAAAATATACAACATCTTGAGACGacagcgccctctgctgcctctcctccccctgcagcaggcaggccCCAGCGGTCCACGTCACCGGTCTTCTAACACCACAtctcattcatttcacctgttgtcttgtttagcgcacctcaTTCTAATCATTCGCCCCAGTATacatgttccctctgcttcccctctCTTGGCGTGTTATTGTCTCGCCTGCTAAGAGCATTGTTAGGCTACGCCAGTTTTCTAACAATTAAATAACAGTGAACATGTACGACTTCGTCGGTCTTCCTGCTCCTCATTTCCACTCGAGCCTGAcacatatattttaatgaaataaagaaatcCATTAAAAGAAATAGctgaaagacaaacaaaaagtaTAACATTGTGTTACggagcaaaacatttaataaaattttTAAGTGTCAAAATCTGGTAAATAAATGCTGTCAGGAGATGGCAATGTTGGTAGGCTGAGTTTGAGCATCACTATTACAAGTTATAACTAAAAATAGCTCGAGTAACAAGGAAATAACTGGGAGAAAATCTGAGGCAAGCATAGCAGCCTTCTTTTATCACCCCTTTGCCAAGAAGGATTGCTCATTAGTGTTGGGCAATGTCTGGAATGACACAACGACCTGTCCAAacaacaaatctttttttttttttaacaaattagTTACAAGCCTTGGgtaacatttttagaaatgtcacAGTTAAAATGGTCTCTAAAGGAGTGTTAGGCCCAAGCTGTTAGCTTTTTCCTCCAGCACTGTAGCAAGGAAGGATTTTGCTAGGGCTATACATTAGCATGTAATATCATAAGTAGTAACTGCCACACTTTCCCATGAGGTTCATTTTCATTTCTCTGACAATTGGCTAGCACTGTCAAGGTTTGGGGGGGTTTAGTCATATTATAGGGTTGCCTTGCCGACCTCTAACGACTTGTGGCCAAGTAGGCATCTGTTAATTCAATCCTGGTTATTGGCTGAAGGATGCCTTTATTCACTGCGTAGGTATTCTGGCATACACTTCCTGGGCCTTAATTACAAATTGGAAATAAGGAAATtacggagaaaaaaaaataatgatttgggaaaaaacaaaaccttttaaataataatgcatGCGCGTTATACAGTATTGTTCACTGACAGTCTCAATTCTGCCAGATACTACTATAGTATTAAGAGTACTGTATGCTGACACCACCCACTCACTTCCTCAGTGTTGGTATACATCATTTTCACAggataaaaaaacagaacatcTGTAGCAAAAACGCAGGTTCTTAAGAAATTGAAAGGTATAGATATCTTTGGTATCTTTCGATGTAAATCTTAGAAGTGACACTGCCCTAGAAATATACTTACGTTCATGGTGGTGTTGACCTTGGCTACAGTCTCATCGTCCAGAGGAAACTGGTAGATCTGAACTCCGTTACTGACTAGTTCACTCATAATCTTGATCTTAAACTTGTGCAGCTCACTCTTAGAGATGGTGTCTGCCTTGGCTATCACTGGGATGATGTTCACCTGgaatacatagacacacacgtTGGCAGTCAGGCGCACATAAAGAGGGGGAGAATTGCAACaaacatatttcatttcatttttaaaagcaCTGAATGTAACCCGTTTTATAGTGAGATGCGGCTTATACATGATGTCACCATGTAAGGTTTTATACAATGTACACACAGTTCCACTTAACTCGGGGTACTGCAGAATCAGAATAACTAGTTTTACATATGCTTTGTAGCATCAGATATTCTCTTTGGAGGTAACTATGTGTACATTTTACCCAGAGACACTTACAGCAGTGAGCGCATGTAAAGAATAAGCGGGTCTAAACTTTTCAAAGAACAGCGAGGGTGTTAAGTAGCAGGTTTTCATGGACATTGATTCATACGAAATATTAATATCCATTTCAGCATATTCACCATCCTTGATTTGCATGAAAACGTTAAAATAATTAACGGCCACATAATGTCTCCCACAAAAAAAAGccctgtgttcttttgccagAGTAGGTACACAAGAATGGTGTGTTGAAATGGATGTAGAATTCTTCCACGTTTCCTTGCTGGGAGCTCAGAATTAGCTTTGCCAGGGCGccaaaaaaaaaggtattctGTAGGCTCCCTCCACAGCGATAGAAAAGTTGCCAACCCCTGTTCTTTACATTTCCAATACATTTAATGATTAATATACGTCAATACAAATAATTTAGTCCATTCACGGGCCCACTGTCACCtctttgaaacattttaaatctaaAATGATTAGATTAAAGAGCCACTGTATAGCTTCACTTTCTAAATGAATACATAGGGGGTGACGATTCATATCTGAAAGCCCTCCAAACCAGAAGCTAATCCCCATTTAGACAGAGTCCCATTCAAAAGCCTGCCAGGCTACACTTGAATCCatagacacccacacactccacGTGCCTGGTACAGAAACACCCTCTGTCTTATCTCCACAGTCATCCTTCTCTACTACCATAACAGACCACTACAGCACAAAGAGCTAGATGTCCACAGCATCCACAGAAAACTCAATTTAGATGGACACGACTGGGGCAGGCTCACAAAAACAGCTGAACTCATACCAGCAGCGTCACAATACACTGGGTCGCACGCACCTTGCTGTCTAGTTTCTTCATGGTGACTAGGTCCAGCGACTTCAGGGAGTGTCCAGAAGGGGATATGAAGTAGAGACAGGCGTGGAGACGGGAGTCGTGGTAGTTATGGAGACTTCTCTTGATCTTCAGTTCCTCCTGGAGATAGGTCTCATACTGGCGGTCTATGTAGTCCACCACCGGCTGGAAGCTACAGAAGCAGAATATAAGTTCAAAACGAGGCCGATCCAGCCTCCCTCTCCACATTACCCAATTCATTATATAGATTTAGATTCCATTTAACGTATTCACTTAACATATGTTCTCATCCACAGTGACTTAAAGTTACAGTCATCTTCATATAGATGAGCGAAACAAGTCCTTAAGTCAGTCGCAGATACTACATTTTCGTCAAGTATTTATTAGAAAGCCAATGTAAGTACATGTAGGGAATAATACAGATCTGCATAGACTGACAGAGCCTGGAAGTGTCCACCCCCTATCCAGAAAACGTTATGATAACACTATCCACCGAAGATCTGTTCTAGGCAATAGTTCTGGAAAGGCAACGGAATTCTTTTGAGAGAAAGAATTTTAACATAAGagttgtatttttatgttaaaaGCTGACATTGATGTGATAACACACCCCTGTCCCTACCTGTCATGTTTGTTCATCTGGTCTCCGAAGCCGACAGTGTTGACTACGGTGAGTCTAAGTCTGACGTTACTCTCCTGTAGGTCGTATGTCTGGGCTCGCAGCTTAACCTGTGGTTCGAAGTGGGACGACTCACAGTTCTCAAAGTTTGTGTTGAACAGCGTGTCCATCAGGGTTGATTTACCAATACCAGTCTCGCCTGGTGggacatgcacgcacacgcacgcgaacacacacacacacacacacacacacacacacacacacacacacacagtgagagacacaaAGCGGATAGGCCCAGTTGATGAGAGTAAGTGGCACGGGTGGGCTTACCAATACAGAGAATGTTGAAACAAAAGCCTTGGCAGGTGGATTTGTTGACCAGCTGGTCTGGAAGGCTGTCAAACCCAACATGAcccgaaagagagagaggacgcGCACTGTTATCCTGTTGGGAACACAACATAACATGTTAAACATAGCCTACTGTCCGTGGGGTTTCTGGTTATCATGTTTGTTCAGACATACTGCTTTAAACAGCACTTAAGTAGCCTACCTATTTAAGTGATTAAAAAACTGCTATTTGCTACATTTCTTCAAGTAGAGTTTTAAAGGTATCTTTACTTTTACTCAGGCATGCCATTTGGATACTTCATCCATTGTTGAAAATGTGTGCTGTCCCTCCcatgtaaacattcctacagTTGATGTCAATTCACAGCCTTACTGGCTGAAATCAGTTGACATCTGCCTTTGACAAGTTGTAAATGCAACAAGTACTGATATTTTATCAGACAGCACTCACAGCTTTCCAAGAAAGAAACATagattatttttacatttacaatttcAGAGGCTGTGCAGAAGATATGAAGGTATGAAACCATATATTCCATTATATCAAAATATGAATTACATTAACATTGAataaaatggaggaaaatatTCAAAAGTGCCACTCATTCTAGAAATTAAAATGGTTTGGATTACTCCCTGaccaaaatggctgccatttCGTCCCATTCTGGAATGCAAGCTAGTGTGGGATTATGATTAATAATTTAATAGGATCTCTGGCCTGGGAAACAGTGATTTATATGACATAATGAcgtttattaaaaatatatattctaacGTGTTTTCTGACTAGCCTTGCTCGCATACAGTCGGATACATCAGAAAGACATAAATCAAGAAAAGCTCTTTTAGAAGTAGGGagctaacaaaacaaatattattttaaatgatagctagctaacgttaaatTACGGTAGAATTACACTGTGGCGTTTACAACACATTTGTTAATCTCAAAACACAACTTCAATACGTAGCTAGCTGCAGTGGTAATTTAGCAAAACATCACTATTTACAAGCACTGCAGCAGTGAAAGCAATCTGACCAACTAAAGTTGTGTTCGTTAGCTATTAAGAAACTTTGATAAAGATGAGATGATTGATAACCGTTACAAACTATGCTATCTAGCTAGCTCGGCTAACAAGAGACACTCCCTGTCATCTGTATCATACACTACAGTACGTTTcaagtgagaaagacaaaagtacTATATCGTACCAGCTGTTGAGCAACATCAGACGAAGCCAtagtttcttaaaaaaaaagaaaaaagaacttTGATATCAAAAGCAGGGGAGAATAAAACGGATTACTTGTCTCCTTTTTTAAGTATCGCAGTGTTCAACTCGGAAATGAATGTGTTGTATTTACTGAATCGCTTGTCTACATGATTCATTCTAGTGAATCAGTACTGTGGCACACAAAGTCAACCAGTAAGGAATCGAAAATCATCCATCATTCATCTCAAACGCTAATTTCTCACATGtcaaaatgtacagaataaTTATTACTTGAGTAAAGGTCGTGGTTTGAATAGCCTATACATGGAGTTCACTTTTCTCAAAATCTCATTTATCAGCAAGACAAGCAAATATTTCGGGGGAAATCCCAAGCattacttgaaaaaaaaatctgaatacattttgggaaCTTTGGAGGAAATTAGATAACTGTGAGGAAAAAGAGCGCCTAATCAAGAATGGTAATATCTGAAAAAAGAATTTATATGTATAAATTCACAGAAATAGAGTTATAattcacaataataataaaaaaatgggaCATTAGATTCTCTGAACTAAATGATAATCTAAAGGGCCTCAAGAGTGATAAAGCCTGTGGCCAGACAGTATTTGAACAGAAATACTGAAACACAGTATCCCTATACTAGGACTATTATTAGAGAAGTTATTCCAGGCTTTGTTTAATCAGGTAATGAGGATATGCTGCATTCCTGAGATTACACCTATATTAAAAATGGTTGCAAGTTTGACCTAAATAGCTATGTACTGTAAACATCTCTCagacatgcactgtcaactgtgggaccCTAGAAAGACAGGTGTGTTCCCaatcatgttcaagaaactgAATTTATATCTCACGTaaggtcaatggaaacaggatgcacctgagctcaagTTTGAGTTTCTTAGCAAAGGGTTTGGAAACATATGTACatgtgatatttctgtttttattttataatatttccATGCTCCATCCACCTACTGCCCCCCAACGCTACAAGGCAGAACTCGTTCCTGACAGTTGAGCGACCCCTGCAAGTGATAAAGATTGTGGGCGACGGGGCTAATAGAGTGTTCTACACAGACTTCCAGACACTAATGATATTTATAAATATCACGTAAGTGAtaatcatatttgttttatcaCAACAAGATGTAGAATGCTGTTGAATCATATTGGAGTGTTTTCCTGATCTGCTTCACTAATGTTCCACATTTGAAGCCTTGCTCCATCATTCATTCAGCTGCTGACTAATTCAATAATTCAGGGGAAATGGTTACTGGTAGATAGGGTTAGGAAACTCAGTCTTATTGTAACAGGCTTAACCCAGCTAAGCTTCTGGAATATGTTGCCACTATGAGCCAGGTGGCAAAGGCAATCAACATCTAGCAGGCAAGAATTAATGTCCAGATGGGTGGCTTCTTTCAGTTTTGAATCTGCTGAACAAATCAGGTTTCCATTGAAGTTGTGCAAACCTGTGGTGGAAGC
Encoded here:
- the LOC105012736 gene encoding septin-11 is translated as MASSDVAQQLDNSARPLSLSGHVGFDSLPDQLVNKSTCQGFCFNILCIGETGIGKSTLMDTLFNTNFENCESSHFEPQVKLRAQTYDLQESNVRLRLTVVNTVGFGDQMNKHDSFQPVVDYIDRQYETYLQEELKIKRSLHNYHDSRLHACLYFISPSGHSLKSLDLVTMKKLDSKVNIIPVIAKADTISKSELHKFKIKIMSELVSNGVQIYQFPLDDETVAKVNTTMNGHLPFAVVGSTEEVLVGNKMVKARQYPWGVVQVENESHCDFVKLREMLICVNMEDLREQTHTRHYELYRRCKLEEMGFRDTDPESKPVSLQETYEAKRTEFLQELQRREEEMRQLFVQRVKEKESELKDAERELQGRFEQLKRLHAEERNVLEDKRRVLEEDQSSFNKRRAAAQLLQAQSLNVNGKKDKDRKNSGFM